The Salvia miltiorrhiza cultivar Shanhuang (shh) chromosome 1, IMPLAD_Smil_shh, whole genome shotgun sequence genome has a window encoding:
- the LOC130992178 gene encoding uncharacterized protein LOC130992178 — MVYGKRCHLPVELEHKAFWAVNKVNYDWNEAGQSRKLEIEELEEIRIEVYDNAVLYKERMKKSHEALITNKQFSYGQKVLLYQTRFKFTSGKLSTKWTGPFEVQAQFPNGAVEVKNPKSGRVFKVNGQRLKAYYGHEPKIGEELDPSPETNHLG; from the coding sequence ATGGTGTATGGCAAAAGGTGTCATTTACCAGTAGAGCTGGAGCACAAGGCCTTTTGGGCAGTCAATAAGGTGAACTATGACTGGAATGAGGCGGGGCAATCAAGGAAGCTTGAGATTGAAGAGTTAGAGGAAATCAGAATAGAGGTGTATGACAATGCAGTTCTCTACAAAGAAAGAATGAAGAAAAGTCACGAGGCCCTGATCACAAACAAGCAGTTCAGCTATGGACAAAAGGTCCTTTTGTACCAAACTCGGTTCAAATTTACCTCAGGAAAGCTGAGTACAAAATGGACTGGGCCGTTTGAAGTACAGGCCCAATTCCCAAATGGAGCCGTCGAAGTCAAGAATCCAAAGTCAGGGAGAGTATTCAAGGTGAATGGACAGAGACTGAAGGCCTATTATGGGCACGAACCGAAGATTGGGGAGGAGCTGGATCCATCCCCAGAAACAAATCACTTGGGATAA
- the LOC130992349 gene encoding uncharacterized protein LOC130992349, whose protein sequence is MAQQQVKFQQETQKFMMETRGGMQNVNAQLSHLAQAVARLESKQGELPAQVEVKKVNAVTLRNGTMKVDKAMLDFGASINVMPLSMYQDLEIGQLKPTRVVIQLANRSNVYPEGILEDVLVKVEELIFPADFYILDMGKSKARDPVMLLGRPFLKTVRTRIDCDTGKLICQFEGEQVTFDIYNAMKHPADTDKGILN, encoded by the exons ATGGCACAACAACAAGTAAAATTCCAGCAGGAAACCCAAAAGTTCATGATGGAGACAAGGGGAGGAATGCAGAATGTAAATGCCCAACTGtcacatcttgcccaagcagTAGCTCGCCTGGAAAGCAAACAGGGGGAACTTCCTGCCCAAGTGGAGGTAAAGAAAGTAAATGCTGTGACACTCAGGAACG GAACCATGAAGGTGGATAAGGCAATGCTCGACTTCGGGGCATCCATTAATGTTATGCCTTTGTCTATGTATCAGGACTTGGAGATAGGGCAGCTGAAACCTACCCGAGTAGTAATCCAATTGGCAAACAGGTCAAATGTTTACCCAGAAGGGATATTGGAGGACGTCTTGGTCAAAGTGGAGGAACTAATTTTTCCAGCAGATTTCTACATTCTTGATATGGGGAAATCAAAAGCACGCGACCCAGTTATGCTtttagggagacctttcctcAAAACTGTCAGGACGCGCATcgattgtgatacgggcaaATTGATATGCCAGTTCGAGGGAGAGCAAGTAACCTTCGATATATATAATGCTATGAAGCATCCCGCCGACACAGAtaaaggaatattaaactga